The following are encoded in a window of Algiphilus aromaticivorans DG1253 genomic DNA:
- the dtd gene encoding D-aminoacyl-tRNA deacylase, which translates to MIGLLQRVREASVAVDGERIARIDAGLLVLVGIKREDTAAQAARLAQRLLDYRVFADAHGRMNRSLHDIDGGLLLVPQFTLCADTRRGLRPGFEAAAPPEQAVALFESVHAEAETLHPGRVAVGRFGADMQVALLNDGPVTFWLEV; encoded by the coding sequence ATGATCGGATTGCTTCAACGGGTGCGCGAGGCCTCGGTCGCGGTGGACGGCGAGCGCATCGCGCGCATCGACGCCGGCCTGCTGGTGCTGGTGGGCATCAAGCGCGAGGACACGGCCGCTCAGGCGGCACGGCTCGCGCAACGTCTGCTGGACTATCGCGTTTTCGCAGATGCGCACGGTCGCATGAACCGTAGCCTGCACGATATCGACGGCGGCTTGCTGCTGGTGCCTCAATTCACCCTCTGCGCTGACACGCGCCGCGGGCTGCGACCGGGATTCGAAGCAGCGGCGCCGCCCGAACAGGCGGTCGCCCTCTTCGAGTCGGTGCACGCAGAAGCCGAGACCTTGCATCCGGGCCGGGTGGCCGTCGGCCGCTTCGGTGCCGACATGCAGGTGGCGCTGCTCAACGATGGTCCGGTGACCTTCTGGCTGGAGGTCTGA
- the tatC gene encoding twin-arginine translocase subunit TatC, giving the protein MSEQEKQQGRAHAAQPDSEQPLVAHLIELRDRVLRALIGIAIVFVPLAFFAQDIYTFTAAPLMALLPEGASMIATDVASPFFAPFKLAALAALVIALPWVLYQIWSFIAPGLYMQEQRLVLPLLATSTALFYCGMAFAYFAVFPVVFGFFISVAPEGVAVMTDISRYLSFALGMFLAFGIAFETPVAIVLMVWSGFTTPASLAKKRPYVLVGLFVLGAFLTPPDIVSQTMLAVPAYLLFEIGILAARWFVPGSADVDAQRDADDA; this is encoded by the coding sequence GTGAGCGAGCAGGAGAAACAGCAAGGTCGCGCCCACGCGGCCCAACCGGATAGCGAGCAGCCGCTGGTCGCGCATCTGATCGAGCTGCGCGACCGCGTGCTGCGCGCGCTCATCGGCATAGCCATCGTCTTCGTGCCGCTGGCCTTCTTCGCCCAGGACATCTACACCTTCACGGCCGCGCCGCTGATGGCGCTGCTACCGGAGGGCGCGAGCATGATCGCCACCGATGTGGCTTCGCCCTTCTTCGCGCCCTTCAAGCTGGCTGCGCTGGCGGCGCTTGTGATCGCCCTGCCCTGGGTTCTGTACCAGATCTGGTCCTTCATCGCGCCGGGCCTCTACATGCAGGAGCAGCGCCTGGTGCTGCCGCTGCTGGCGACCAGCACTGCGCTGTTCTACTGCGGCATGGCCTTCGCCTATTTCGCCGTCTTTCCAGTGGTCTTCGGCTTTTTCATCTCGGTGGCACCCGAAGGCGTAGCCGTGATGACGGACATCTCGCGTTATCTGAGCTTCGCTCTGGGCATGTTTCTGGCCTTTGGCATCGCCTTCGAAACGCCCGTCGCCATCGTGCTGATGGTCTGGAGCGGTTTCACGACGCCGGCAAGTCTCGCCAAGAAGCGGCCCTATGTGCTGGTCGGCCTCTTCGTGCTGGGCGCATTCCTGACCCCGCCCGATATCGTGTCGCAGACCATGCTGGCGGTGCCCGCCTATCTGCTCTTCGAGATCGGCATCCTTGCTGCGCGCTGGTTCGTGCCGGGCAGCGCCGATGTCGACGCCCAGCGCGACGCCGACGACGCCTGA
- a CDS encoding sigma-70 family RNA polymerase sigma factor: MSHDDPRLQELLAATARGDRAAFSELYAATSAHLFALLLRILRRRDLAEEALQDCYVRIWQKSGSYSAERGAPVAWLASIARYRALDMLRARRPEVSEQQNESGEPPATHVDEGIDVQRQAEDQHELERLHDCLAELGGEQRSAVMLAYYEGFTHPELAERMTAPLGTVKSWVRRGLQRLRECLEQ, translated from the coding sequence TTGAGCCACGACGATCCGCGCCTGCAGGAACTGCTCGCCGCAACCGCGCGTGGCGACCGCGCCGCCTTCTCAGAGCTTTATGCCGCGACCAGCGCGCATCTCTTTGCGCTGCTGCTACGTATTTTGCGCAGAAGGGATCTTGCCGAGGAGGCTCTCCAGGACTGTTATGTGCGCATCTGGCAAAAATCGGGCAGCTACAGCGCCGAGCGCGGCGCGCCGGTGGCCTGGCTCGCCAGCATCGCCCGCTACCGCGCGCTGGACATGCTGCGCGCGCGGCGGCCGGAGGTTTCCGAGCAGCAGAACGAGTCGGGGGAACCGCCCGCCACGCATGTCGATGAAGGCATCGACGTGCAGCGGCAGGCCGAGGATCAGCACGAGCTGGAGCGCCTGCACGATTGTCTTGCTGAGCTCGGCGGCGAGCAGCGCAGCGCCGTGATGCTCGCCTACTACGAGGGTTTCACGCATCCCGAGCTGGCCGAGCGCATGACCGCCCCGCTGGGCACGGTCAAGAGCTGGGTGCGACGCGGTCTGCAACGGCTGCGGGAGTGCCTGGAGCAATGA
- the hisH gene encoding imidazole glycerol phosphate synthase subunit HisH, with product MSAIGVIDYGMGNLHSLAKALERSAGSQRVLVTYDPDKLAKCERLVLPGVGGVRACMAELQRLELDAFVREQAQTKPLLGICLGMQVLLDHSEENEGVDALGLIPGKVKRFPDPPAPKPGEQRLKVPHMGWNRVRQTQAHALWEGIPDESWFYFVHSYYAEPALAEHVLGEATYTHAFAAALGRDNVAAFQFHPEKSQQAGMMLLNNFIQWEP from the coding sequence ATGTCTGCCATTGGCGTCATCGACTACGGCATGGGCAACCTGCACTCGCTGGCCAAGGCGCTGGAGCGCTCGGCCGGCTCGCAGCGTGTGCTGGTCACCTACGACCCCGACAAGCTTGCCAAGTGCGAGCGGCTGGTGCTGCCCGGCGTCGGAGGGGTACGTGCCTGCATGGCCGAGCTGCAGCGCCTGGAGCTGGATGCCTTCGTGCGCGAGCAGGCGCAGACCAAGCCGCTGCTCGGCATCTGTCTGGGCATGCAGGTGCTGCTCGACCACTCCGAGGAGAACGAGGGCGTCGACGCCCTCGGTCTGATTCCCGGCAAGGTCAAACGCTTTCCCGATCCACCCGCCCCTAAGCCCGGCGAGCAGCGCCTGAAAGTGCCGCACATGGGTTGGAACCGCGTGCGCCAGACGCAAGCGCACGCGCTCTGGGAGGGCATTCCGGACGAATCCTGGTTCTACTTCGTGCACAGCTATTACGCTGAGCCAGCGCTGGCCGAGCATGTGCTGGGCGAGGCGACCTATACGCACGCCTTCGCGGCTGCCCTCGGGCGCGACAATGTGGCAGCCTTTCAGTTCCACCCGGAAAAGTCGCAGCAGGCAGGTATGATGCTGCTCAACAACTTCATCCAATGGGAGCCCTGA
- a CDS encoding Sec-independent protein translocase subunit TatA: MAPSLWQLLIVLGIVIVVFGTKRLRGMGSDLGSAIRGFKDSMKGGEKEGEEHVAHLTTEEREAADSEQQTQQKQHDKSGS, translated from the coding sequence ATGGCACCGAGTCTCTGGCAATTGCTGATCGTGCTGGGCATCGTCATCGTCGTTTTCGGCACCAAGCGGCTGCGGGGCATGGGCAGTGATCTCGGCTCGGCGATCCGCGGTTTCAAGGATTCCATGAAGGGCGGCGAGAAGGAGGGCGAGGAGCACGTCGCCCATCTGACTACCGAGGAACGCGAAGCCGCCGACAGCGAGCAGCAGACGCAACAGAAGCAGCACGACAAGTCCGGCAGCTAG
- a CDS encoding TRAP transporter substrate-binding protein, whose protein sequence is MLRRDMLATLMAAAGLGAVGCAKESDQSGSRNSERFHWKMYTTWPRNFPGLGSGAARLAETISTMSGGRLTVEVFGAGERVPAMEVFDAVSRGSAEMGHGAAYYWKGKSPAMPFFTALPFGMNANETNAWLHWGGGMELWRELYADFNLVPFDAGNTGAQMGGWFRKRIDSVADLDGLRMRIPGLGGDVMARLGVATVNIPGGELYQALSSGAIDAAEWVGPYNDLAFGFHKIAPYYYYPGWQEPGATLEAIVNKEAWEALPEDLQKIVETACLAASHTMLAEINARNAEALRELQEEHGVEVLPFPEDVLSELRAAADAVITELADRDEFAARVWESYRPFRDTMAANTRIGDAAQLGARGILPASGT, encoded by the coding sequence ATGCTTCGACGCGACATGCTCGCCACACTGATGGCCGCCGCCGGACTGGGTGCCGTCGGCTGCGCCAAGGAGTCGGACCAGAGCGGGTCCCGCAACAGCGAACGCTTCCACTGGAAGATGTACACCACCTGGCCGCGCAATTTCCCGGGACTGGGCAGCGGCGCCGCGCGGCTCGCAGAGACCATCTCCACGATGTCCGGCGGCCGGCTGACCGTGGAAGTCTTCGGCGCCGGTGAACGCGTGCCGGCGATGGAGGTCTTCGATGCCGTGTCGCGCGGAAGCGCGGAGATGGGCCACGGCGCGGCCTATTACTGGAAGGGGAAATCGCCGGCCATGCCTTTCTTCACGGCACTGCCCTTCGGCATGAACGCCAACGAGACGAATGCCTGGCTGCACTGGGGCGGCGGCATGGAGCTCTGGCGCGAGCTCTACGCCGACTTCAATCTCGTGCCCTTCGACGCCGGCAACACCGGCGCGCAAATGGGCGGCTGGTTCCGCAAGCGCATAGACTCGGTCGCCGATCTCGACGGCCTGCGCATGCGCATTCCCGGCCTGGGCGGCGACGTCATGGCCAGGCTAGGCGTGGCCACCGTCAACATCCCCGGCGGCGAGCTCTATCAGGCGCTGTCCTCCGGCGCCATCGACGCCGCGGAATGGGTTGGCCCCTACAACGATCTCGCCTTCGGCTTCCACAAGATCGCGCCCTACTACTACTACCCCGGCTGGCAGGAGCCGGGCGCGACCCTGGAGGCCATCGTCAATAAGGAGGCCTGGGAGGCACTGCCGGAGGATCTGCAGAAGATCGTCGAAACTGCCTGCCTCGCCGCATCGCACACCATGCTGGCTGAGATCAATGCCCGCAACGCCGAGGCGCTGCGAGAGCTGCAGGAGGAGCACGGCGTCGAAGTGCTGCCTTTTCCCGAGGATGTGCTCTCGGAGCTGCGCGCGGCAGCCGACGCCGTCATCACGGAACTCGCTGATCGCGATGAATTTGCCGCGCGCGTCTGGGAATCCTACCGGCCCTTCCGTGACACCATGGCAGCGAACACCCGCATCGGCGACGCCGCCCAGCTTGGGGCACGCGGCATTCTTCCCGCCTCGGGCACTTGA
- the aroE gene encoding shikimate dehydrogenase — protein sequence MSRFAVIGQPIAHSASPRIHTAFGEQLGIALDYERIEVEPEALSERLTELHAAGYAGLNVTLPHKQAVATECARVSERARLAEAVNTLSRIDAGWTGDNTDGEGLLRDLQDNLGVAVAGKRVLVLGAGGAARGILPPLLETGPAELVLSNRSPWKPETIAEALAAHGPIRPATHMALKGDHFEIVINAMSVGHQGAFPRMPDGLLAQGAVAYDLSYGAAHTPFAEWARAAGAVAVHDGLGMLVEQAAASFALWHGQRPETAPIIAMLRAG from the coding sequence ATGAGCCGTTTCGCTGTCATCGGCCAGCCCATCGCGCATTCCGCCTCACCCCGCATCCACACCGCCTTCGGCGAGCAGCTGGGCATCGCGCTGGACTATGAGCGCATCGAAGTGGAGCCGGAGGCGCTGAGCGAGCGACTCACGGAGTTGCACGCGGCCGGCTACGCCGGCCTGAACGTGACGCTGCCGCACAAACAGGCCGTTGCGACCGAATGCGCGCGCGTCAGCGAACGAGCACGGCTGGCCGAGGCGGTTAACACGCTGAGTCGCATCGACGCCGGCTGGACCGGCGACAACACCGATGGCGAGGGCCTGCTGCGCGACCTGCAGGACAATCTCGGCGTAGCGGTGGCGGGCAAGCGCGTGCTGGTGCTGGGCGCCGGCGGCGCGGCGCGCGGCATCCTGCCGCCGCTGCTGGAAACCGGCCCGGCAGAGCTGGTGCTGTCCAACCGCTCGCCCTGGAAGCCCGAGACCATCGCCGAGGCGCTGGCCGCGCATGGTCCGATCCGACCCGCAACGCACATGGCACTGAAGGGCGACCACTTCGAGATCGTCATCAACGCCATGTCGGTCGGCCATCAGGGCGCTTTCCCGCGCATGCCCGACGGGCTGCTGGCGCAGGGAGCAGTAGCCTATGACCTTAGCTACGGCGCCGCGCACACCCCCTTCGCGGAATGGGCGCGCGCCGCCGGTGCAGTGGCCGTGCACGACGGCCTGGGCATGCTCGTGGAGCAGGCTGCGGCCAGCTTCGCGCTCTGGCACGGGCAGCGGCCGGAGACCGCGCCGATCATCGCCATGCTGCGGGCAGGCTAA
- the hisA gene encoding 1-(5-phosphoribosyl)-5-[(5-phosphoribosylamino)methylideneamino]imidazole-4-carboxamide isomerase, whose amino-acid sequence MFLIPAIDIKNGQCVRLRQGKMDDVTVFSEDPVAVARRWAEAGAERLHIVDLDGAATGRPVHAELIQRICEANPNLAVQVGGGIRDEEAVQGYLDAGAQWVIIGTRAVTAPHFLRDLCVEYPRHIVVGLDARDGRVAVDGWSKLSHHTVLELAQQFEEDGVEAIVYTDIGRDGMMKGVNVEATRELAAQIRTPVIASGGVSTMDDLRALHAVEEDGVVGAIIGRALYEGTIDFKQAIEEMAGS is encoded by the coding sequence ATGTTTCTCATCCCCGCAATCGATATCAAGAACGGGCAGTGCGTGCGCCTGCGCCAGGGCAAGATGGACGACGTCACCGTCTTCTCCGAGGACCCGGTCGCGGTCGCCCGGCGCTGGGCCGAGGCCGGTGCCGAGCGGCTGCACATCGTCGACCTCGACGGTGCCGCCACCGGCCGGCCCGTACACGCCGAGCTTATCCAGCGCATCTGCGAAGCGAATCCGAATCTCGCCGTGCAGGTCGGCGGCGGCATCCGCGACGAGGAAGCCGTGCAGGGCTATCTCGACGCCGGCGCGCAGTGGGTCATCATCGGCACGCGCGCGGTGACCGCACCGCACTTCCTGCGCGATCTCTGCGTGGAGTATCCGCGCCACATCGTCGTCGGCCTCGACGCCCGCGACGGGCGCGTCGCCGTCGACGGCTGGAGCAAGCTGTCGCATCACACGGTGCTGGAGTTGGCGCAGCAGTTCGAGGAGGACGGCGTCGAGGCCATCGTCTACACCGACATCGGCCGCGACGGCATGATGAAAGGGGTCAATGTCGAGGCGACGCGCGAGCTCGCCGCGCAGATTCGCACGCCGGTCATCGCCTCCGGCGGTGTTTCGACAATGGATGACCTTCGCGCGCTGCACGCTGTCGAAGAGGATGGCGTCGTCGGCGCCATCATTGGTCGCGCCCTCTACGAAGGCACCATCGACTTCAAGCAGGCTATCGAGGAGATGGCCGGGAGCTGA
- a CDS encoding phosphoribosyl-ATP diphosphatase has product MTDSAALDALAETIRQRLASGDPDSSYVARLHGKGLDAILKKVGEEAAEVLIAAKNDDSVNLVHELADLWFHCAVLMAHADIAPEQLYGEIARRAGTSGIAEKASRGTSSNGA; this is encoded by the coding sequence ATGACCGATAGCGCCGCACTCGATGCGTTGGCTGAAACCATTCGCCAGCGCCTGGCCAGCGGCGATCCGGACAGCTCCTACGTCGCCAGGCTTCACGGCAAGGGCCTCGACGCCATTCTCAAGAAGGTGGGCGAGGAAGCGGCCGAGGTGCTGATCGCCGCGAAGAATGACGATTCAGTGAATCTGGTCCACGAGCTGGCCGACCTGTGGTTTCATTGTGCAGTTCTCATGGCGCATGCGGACATCGCCCCCGAGCAGCTTTATGGGGAGATCGCCCGACGCGCCGGAACCTCCGGTATCGCCGAGAAGGCATCCCGGGGAACTTCCTCCAACGGAGCGTGA
- the hemB gene encoding porphobilinogen synthase has product MIEQRFPATRMRRNRMQDFARRMTREHRLAPADLIQPLFVAEGDLVGPVASMPGIQRRAIDALCTECARVHALGIPAVAIFPVLPAAEKNARGDSALDPEGLVPRAIKAVKQAVPELGVIVDIALDPFTDHGHDGLLRADGSIDNDATVEVLTRQAILYARAGADVLAPSDMMDGRVGALRTALERDGRFDTLILSYAAKYASGFYGPFRDAVGSRTALIGDKRSYQMDPANGDEALREIALDLREGADWVMVKPGMPYLDIVARAKAEFGVPVAAYQVSGEYAMLEAAAAAGALDRRRAIMESLLCFRRAGADMILSYFAAEAAEWLAEPGA; this is encoded by the coding sequence ATGATCGAGCAACGCTTTCCCGCGACGCGCATGCGCCGCAACCGCATGCAGGATTTCGCCCGGCGCATGACGCGTGAACATCGCCTGGCGCCCGCCGACCTGATCCAGCCGCTCTTCGTCGCCGAGGGCGATCTGGTCGGCCCGGTCGCGAGCATGCCCGGCATCCAGCGACGCGCCATCGACGCGCTCTGCACCGAATGCGCGCGTGTTCACGCGCTGGGCATCCCCGCGGTGGCGATCTTTCCGGTCCTCCCCGCCGCCGAGAAGAACGCCCGCGGCGATTCGGCGCTGGACCCGGAAGGTCTCGTGCCGCGCGCCATCAAGGCCGTCAAGCAGGCCGTGCCTGAGCTGGGCGTGATTGTCGATATTGCCCTGGATCCCTTCACCGACCACGGCCACGACGGCCTGCTGCGTGCCGATGGCAGCATCGACAACGATGCGACGGTCGAGGTGCTGACGCGCCAGGCCATCCTCTACGCCCGCGCCGGCGCCGATGTGCTGGCGCCCTCGGACATGATGGATGGCCGCGTCGGCGCACTGCGCACCGCGCTCGAGCGCGACGGCCGCTTCGACACCCTCATCCTGTCCTACGCGGCCAAGTACGCCTCGGGCTTCTACGGCCCCTTCCGCGACGCGGTGGGCAGCCGCACGGCGCTGATCGGCGACAAGCGCAGCTACCAGATGGACCCGGCCAACGGCGACGAGGCGCTGCGCGAGATCGCGCTGGATCTGCGCGAGGGGGCGGACTGGGTCATGGTCAAGCCGGGCATGCCCTATCTGGACATCGTCGCGCGCGCCAAGGCTGAGTTCGGCGTACCGGTTGCGGCCTATCAGGTCTCCGGCGAATACGCCATGCTGGAGGCCGCCGCAGCTGCGGGGGCGCTGGACCGCCGGCGCGCCATCATGGAATCGCTGCTCTGCTTCCGGCGAGCCGGCGCCGACATGATCCTGAGCTATTTCGCAGCCGAGGCAGCCGAATGGCTGGCGGAGCCCGGCGCATGA
- a CDS encoding gamma-glutamylcyclotransferase family protein, with the protein MSTPSATPTTPEIVTRGARLPILVYGTLRRCGEAHAPFGLARRTRFLGRQVLRGWLYDLGAYPGFRPGWGYVPADCLLPRDPELLAELDAFEGVEHADPVRGEYRRIAWPCRATGGPAWLWVYNGAVAGKPLCSGGWLARSDAALSLPAAWR; encoded by the coding sequence ATGTCGACGCCCAGCGCGACGCCGACGACGCCTGAGATCGTGACCAGAGGCGCGCGCCTGCCGATACTGGTCTACGGCACGCTGCGGCGGTGCGGTGAAGCGCATGCGCCCTTCGGATTGGCGCGGCGTACGCGTTTTCTCGGCCGCCAGGTCTTGCGCGGCTGGCTCTACGATCTGGGCGCCTATCCCGGTTTTCGCCCCGGCTGGGGCTATGTACCGGCCGACTGTCTGCTGCCCCGGGATCCCGAGTTGCTCGCCGAGCTGGATGCCTTCGAGGGCGTCGAGCACGCTGACCCGGTGCGCGGCGAGTATCGGCGTATCGCCTGGCCCTGCCGTGCCACCGGCGGTCCGGCCTGGCTGTGGGTCTATAACGGTGCGGTGGCGGGCAAGCCGCTGTGCAGCGGCGGGTGGCTGGCGCGCTCGGATGCGGCGCTTAGCCTGCCCGCAGCATGGCGATGA
- a CDS encoding lysophospholipid acyltransferase family protein has product MKAQLLRALMRAVGHLPLPLLRALGRAGGLVLWWLSTRERSIASHHLDRLFPEASPCTRRRLARRSLQHLGCGLMESLAIWYGPRRRLLRWIDAPAAAARLHALADDTPGGAIVLCPHIGCWELAGMFCARHGGITSLYKPQKGAVDALMLVGRQRLGAKLVSSDGGGVRALLAALKRGERVGILPDQDPPPGAGDFAPLFGVPAHTPTLMHRLAERTGARVLYCYAERVGASGFRFHIRPAPAAGGGLAALNASVEACIMHLPDQYWWAYRRYRRRPAGSPDFYND; this is encoded by the coding sequence ATGAAGGCGCAGCTTCTCCGCGCGCTGATGCGCGCCGTCGGCCACTTGCCGCTTCCTCTACTCCGTGCGCTCGGTCGAGCCGGCGGTCTCGTACTGTGGTGGCTATCGACGCGCGAGCGCAGTATCGCTTCGCACCATCTCGATCGTCTCTTTCCAGAGGCGTCGCCCTGCACCCGGCGGCGTCTGGCGCGGCGCAGTCTGCAGCATCTCGGCTGCGGGCTTATGGAATCGCTGGCGATCTGGTACGGCCCGCGCCGAAGGCTGCTGCGCTGGATCGACGCGCCGGCGGCCGCCGCGCGCCTACATGCGCTGGCAGATGACACCCCCGGCGGTGCCATCGTGCTCTGTCCCCACATCGGCTGCTGGGAACTGGCCGGCATGTTCTGTGCCCGCCACGGGGGCATCACCTCGCTCTACAAGCCGCAAAAGGGGGCGGTTGACGCCCTCATGCTGGTCGGTCGGCAACGCCTGGGAGCAAAGCTGGTCTCCAGCGACGGCGGCGGAGTGCGCGCGCTGCTCGCCGCGCTGAAGCGTGGCGAGCGGGTCGGCATTCTTCCCGATCAGGATCCCCCTCCGGGGGCGGGCGACTTCGCTCCGCTCTTTGGCGTACCGGCACACACGCCGACGCTCATGCACCGCCTGGCGGAGCGCACGGGTGCGCGCGTGCTCTACTGCTACGCCGAGCGCGTCGGCGCGAGCGGTTTCCGCTTCCACATCCGGCCGGCGCCGGCCGCCGGCGGGGGGCTGGCGGCACTGAACGCCAGTGTGGAAGCCTGCATCATGCACCTGCCGGATCAGTACTGGTGGGCCTATCGCCGCTATCGTCGACGGCCCGCCGGCAGCCCCGATTTCTACAACGATTGA
- the hisB gene encoding imidazoleglycerol-phosphate dehydratase HisB yields the protein MDARSARVQRDTKETQIAVAINLDGSGQARLETPAPFLDHMLDQIARHGLIDLDITARGDTEIDLHHTVEDIGITLGQALAKAVGDKKGLMRYGHAYVPLDEALSRVVIDFSGRPSLHWHVDFPRARIADFDVDLFSEFFQGLVNHAQLTLHVDALRGRNAHHVAETIFKAFGRALRAAVERDPRSDAIPSTKGSL from the coding sequence ATGGACGCGCGCAGCGCCCGCGTGCAGCGGGATACCAAGGAAACGCAGATCGCCGTCGCCATCAATCTCGACGGCAGCGGACAGGCACGTCTGGAGACCCCGGCGCCCTTTCTCGATCACATGCTCGATCAGATCGCCCGTCACGGGCTGATCGATCTTGATATCACCGCCCGCGGCGACACCGAGATCGATCTGCATCACACCGTCGAGGACATCGGCATCACCCTCGGTCAGGCGCTGGCCAAGGCCGTCGGCGACAAGAAGGGGCTGATGCGCTACGGCCACGCCTATGTGCCGCTGGACGAGGCGCTGTCGCGCGTCGTGATCGACTTCTCCGGACGGCCGAGCCTGCACTGGCACGTCGATTTCCCGCGCGCGCGCATCGCCGACTTCGACGTGGATCTGTTCAGCGAGTTCTTCCAGGGCCTGGTCAACCACGCCCAGCTGACGCTGCACGTCGACGCCCTGCGCGGCCGCAATGCGCACCACGTCGCCGAGACCATCTTCAAGGCCTTCGGCCGCGCGCTGCGCGCGGCGGTGGAGCGCGACCCGCGCTCGGACGCCATTCCCTCCACCAAGGGCAGCCTCTAG
- the hisF gene encoding imidazole glycerol phosphate synthase subunit HisF has protein sequence MLAKRIIPCLDIDRGRVVKGVKFRDIVDAGDPVEVAGRYDAQGADELVFLDITASHEDRPTLFATVEQVARQIYIPFTVGGGVRTCADVRALLSAGADKVAINTAAVIDPDFVTEAAGRYGVQCIVVAVDAKRVNKRKEPPRWEVFTHGGRKATGLDAVEWCQTMVEKGAGELLLTSMDKDGTKSGYDTELLRAISSHVPVPLIASGGVGNLQHLYEGLAEGEADAVLAASIFHQGTHSVGEAKAFLAERGINVRLPPQAA, from the coding sequence ATGTTGGCGAAGCGCATAATTCCCTGCCTCGATATCGACCGCGGTCGCGTGGTCAAGGGCGTGAAGTTCCGCGACATCGTTGACGCCGGCGACCCGGTGGAAGTGGCGGGTCGCTACGACGCCCAGGGCGCCGATGAGCTTGTCTTCCTCGACATCACCGCCAGCCACGAGGATCGTCCCACCCTTTTCGCCACCGTCGAGCAGGTCGCGCGGCAGATCTACATCCCCTTCACGGTGGGCGGCGGCGTGCGCACCTGCGCCGACGTGCGCGCGCTGCTCTCCGCCGGTGCCGACAAGGTTGCCATCAACACCGCCGCGGTCATCGACCCGGATTTCGTCACCGAGGCGGCTGGCCGCTACGGTGTGCAGTGTATCGTCGTCGCTGTCGACGCCAAGCGCGTCAACAAGCGCAAGGAACCGCCGCGCTGGGAGGTCTTCACCCACGGCGGCCGCAAGGCCACCGGTCTGGACGCCGTGGAGTGGTGCCAGACTATGGTCGAGAAGGGCGCCGGCGAGTTGCTGCTGACAAGCATGGACAAGGACGGCACCAAGTCTGGCTATGACACCGAGCTGCTGCGCGCGATCTCGTCGCACGTCCCGGTGCCGCTGATCGCCTCCGGCGGCGTCGGCAACCTGCAGCATCTCTACGAAGGCCTCGCCGAGGGCGAGGCCGACGCCGTGCTCGCGGCCAGCATCTTTCATCAAGGTACGCACAGTGTCGGTGAGGCCAAGGCCTTCCTCGCCGAGCGCGGCATCAATGTGCGGCTGCCGCCGCAGGCGGCCTGA
- the tatB gene encoding Sec-independent protein translocase protein TatB: MFDLGFWELLFVGVIALVVLGPERLPVAARTLGRWVGRARAYTRSLSNELDREVQIRELRANMRSAESKFRSEVSGVDRSVRELAEDTAREEAKKPPSDAGAAEASPADSERTLTPSESDVSPAPELPPEADSDDGSRW, translated from the coding sequence GTGTTCGACCTGGGCTTCTGGGAGCTGCTCTTTGTCGGCGTGATCGCGCTGGTCGTTCTCGGCCCCGAGCGCCTGCCCGTCGCGGCGCGCACGCTCGGGCGCTGGGTGGGCCGTGCGCGCGCCTACACGCGCAGCCTCTCCAACGAGCTCGACCGCGAGGTCCAGATCCGCGAGCTGCGCGCGAATATGCGCTCGGCTGAAAGCAAGTTCCGCTCGGAAGTCTCCGGCGTCGACCGCTCGGTGCGCGAGCTGGCCGAGGACACCGCGCGTGAAGAGGCAAAGAAGCCGCCATCAGACGCCGGCGCTGCAGAGGCGTCGCCGGCCGACAGCGAGCGAACCCTGACTCCGAGCGAGAGCGACGTCTCGCCCGCTCCCGAGCTGCCGCCAGAGGCCGACAGCGACGACGGTAGCCGCTGGTGA